In a single window of the Notamacropus eugenii isolate mMacEug1 chromosome 4, mMacEug1.pri_v2, whole genome shotgun sequence genome:
- the LOC140499386 gene encoding transmembrane protein 132D-like produces MKGKLNVVVKFTYQHLSSPLEMTVWVPRLPLQIEVSDTELNQIKGWRVPIVSNKRPVRDSDDEEEDERRGKGCTLQYQHAMVRVLTQFVAEVSDSGGQLAHLLGSDWQVDITDLVNNFMQVEEPRIAKLQGGQVLIGQELGMTTIQILSPLSDAILAEKTVTVLDEKVTITDLGVQLVTGLSLSLQLSPGSNRAIFATSIAQELLQTPKQEAAISCWIQFSDGSVMPLDIYDVKDFSLMVTSLDEKVVSIHQDPMFKWPVITAEMEEGQGALVKVEMVISESCQKSKRKSVLAVGTGNIKVKFGQNDANPNTSDSRYGGRGHLETHASDRRSKTTWQERMRPDGQFFSNFSMDRMEGRGATTDRSIFWRRNKQENLLDDNSHLQTIPMDFTSFPAQGDLPRSNGETEENDLDQTPRGLSDLEIGMYALLGVFCLAILVFLINCVTFALKYRHKQVPFEEQEGMSHSHDWVGLSNRTELLENQLNFPSPQDEQITAIDRGVDFEESKYLLSTNSQKSLNGQVFKSSESPFAEGKDQKSEPTASPTSKRKRVKFTTFTTISSDEGCPTFNSILMSSVDDIKWVCQDMDLGECKELTNYMERLHEKV; encoded by the exons ATGAAGGGCAAATTGAATGTGGTGGTGAAGTTCACCTACCAGCACCTGAGCAGCCCCCTGGAGATGACTGTGTGGGTGCCCCGGCTCCCACTCCAGATTGAAGTGTCTGACACAGAACTCAATCAGATCAAGGGCTGGAGAGTCCCGATTGTCTCCAATAAGAG GCCAGTCCGGGACAgtgatgatgaggaagaagatgagAGGCGGGGTAAAGGCTGCACTCTCCAATACCAACATGCCATGGTGCGTGTCCTTACCCAGTTTGTGGCTGAGGTCTCCGACTCTGGGGGGCAGCTGGCCCACCTGCTGGGCTCTGACTGGCAAGTGGACATCACGGATTTGGTGAACAATTTCATGCAGGTGGAAGAGCCACGCATCGCCAAGCTCCAAGGAGGGCAGGTTCTGATTGGGCAGGAGCTCGGAATGACCACCATTCAG ATCCTGTCCCCGCTGTCTGACGCCATCCTGGCTGAGAAAACAGTGACTGTGTTGGACGAGAAGGTGACAATCACTGACCTTGGGGTCCAGCTGGTGACCGGGCTCTCCCTCTCCTTGCAGCTCAGCCCAGGAAGCAACCGAGCAATCTTTGCCACCTCCATAGCTCAGGAGCTACTGCAGACACCTAAGCAG GAAGCTGCCATAAGCTGCTGGATCCAGTTCAGTGATGGTTCAGTCATGCCCTTGGATATTTATGATGTAAAGGACTTTTCTCTGATGGTGACATCCCTTGATGAGAAGGTGGTCTCCATCCACCAAGACCCTATGTTCAAATGGCCTGTTATTACTGCTGAAATGGAGGAAGGGCAGGGTGCCCTGGTGAAGGTGGAAATGGTGATCAGTGAGTCATGCCAGAAGTCTAAGAGGAAGAGTGTGCTGGCTGTTGGGACAGGAAATATCAAAGTTAAGTTTGGCCAGAATGATGCCAACCCCAATACCAGTGACAGCAGATATGGGGGAAGGGGTCACCTGGAAACGCATGCCAGTGACAGGAGGTCTAAAACAACCTGGCAAGAAAGAATGAGGCCAGATGGGCAGTTTTTCAGCAATTTCTCCATGGACCGAATGGAAGGCAGGGGAGCCACAACAGATAGGTCCATCTTCTGGAGGAGGAATAAACAAGAAAATCTTTTAGATGATAACAGCCATCTACAAACCATCCCCATGGACTTCACCAGCTTCCCTGCCCAAGGTGATCTCCCAAGGAGCAATGGAGAGACGGAGGAGAATGATCTAGACCAGACTCCCAGGGGCTTAAGTGACTTAGAGATTGGGATGTATGCTCTCTTGGGTGTCTTCTGCCTTGCTATTTTGGTCTTCttaattaattgtgtgacctttgCATTGAAATACAGGCATAAGCAGGTTCCTTTTGAGGAGCAAGAGGGCATGAGTCATTCACACGATTGGGTGGGGTTAAGTAACCGGACAGAACTTTTGGAGAATCAACTGAATTTTCCCTCCCCACAGGACGAGCAGATTACTGCTATTGACCGAGGGGTAGATTTCGAGGAGAGTAAGTATCTCCTCAGTACAAACTCCCAAAAGAGTCTTAATGGTCAAGTTTTCAAGTCTTCAGAATCTCCATTTGCTGAGGGGAAAGACCAGAAAAGTGAACCCACAGCTTCCCCTACCTCTAAGCGAAAAAGGGTGAAATTTACCACATTCACCACCATTTCCTCAGATGAGGGATGCCCTACATTTAACTCCATCCTGATGAGCAGTGTGGATGATATAAAATGGGTTTGCCAAGATATGGACCTAGGAGAATGTAAAGAACTGACAAACTACATGGAAAGGTTACATGAAAAGGTGTAA